Proteins from one Leptonema illini DSM 21528 genomic window:
- a CDS encoding class I SAM-dependent methyltransferase, with the protein MNSVANTCGLSEESLKSSLLTDGYYSVRRYYVDLFWLRTIQRVGHGCRVLDLGGKKDNKRGYFHIEKVRPDLAVQYVNIDEKTNPDFLCSVYDLKIGSESYDAVMLSEVLEHLDQPEKALSEAFRVLKPGGNLLICTPFLFHKHADPDDFGRYTDSWYRVKLSRLGFTSVHVENQGRLWSVLAMYCKLLSGIFRGLDSKPWKKKIACRLVNIGFRALWKIEGSGFLDDNGIVKGATTGYGVVAVKGIVE; encoded by the coding sequence ATGAATTCTGTGGCAAATACTTGCGGCCTGTCTGAGGAATCGTTGAAAAGCTCTTTGCTTACTGATGGCTACTATAGCGTTCGCCGATACTATGTGGATTTGTTCTGGCTCAGAACTATTCAGCGAGTAGGGCATGGATGTCGTGTGCTCGATCTTGGCGGTAAGAAGGACAATAAAAGAGGCTATTTTCACATCGAGAAGGTTAGGCCTGATCTCGCTGTACAGTATGTGAATATTGATGAGAAAACGAATCCGGATTTTCTTTGTAGTGTATATGATTTGAAGATTGGTTCCGAATCGTATGACGCTGTCATGCTTTCTGAAGTTCTTGAACATCTGGATCAGCCAGAAAAGGCCCTGTCGGAGGCCTTTCGTGTCTTAAAGCCGGGCGGTAATTTGTTGATCTGTACCCCTTTTTTATTTCACAAACATGCTGATCCCGATGATTTTGGTCGTTATACGGATAGCTGGTATCGTGTTAAACTGAGTAGGCTTGGGTTTACTTCTGTCCACGTTGAAAATCAAGGTCGACTCTGGAGTGTTCTTGCTATGTATTGCAAATTACTGTCTGGAATTTTTCGTGGGTTAGACTCAAAACCCTGGAAAAAGAAGATCGCCTGTCGTCTTGTCAATATAGGTTTTAGGGCTTTATGGAAGATAGAGGGCTCTGGATTCCTCGATGATAACGGTATTGTGAAGGGAGCGACAACGGGATACGGAGTTGTGGCGGTTAAAGGAATTGTGGAGTAA
- a CDS encoding acyltransferase, giving the protein MRAFDRVTWYTLLRNRLLYSGRRLISNVFIHETAMLSRRATLSLIAGGSIKIGAGCRIHHFAQLLTYRGHIILGENCSVNPFTILYGHGGLTIGNNVRIAAHVVIIPSNHNFQRIDIPIFQQGHSQKGITIGDDVWIGANSVILDGVTIGNGAIVSAGAVVRADVAPYEIVGGVPAKRIGVRGC; this is encoded by the coding sequence ATGAGGGCTTTTGATAGGGTTACTTGGTATACACTGCTCCGGAATCGGCTTCTCTATTCTGGCCGACGGTTAATCAGCAATGTGTTCATTCACGAGACGGCAATGTTGTCTCGACGGGCGACTCTGTCATTGATTGCGGGTGGATCGATTAAGATAGGTGCAGGCTGTAGAATTCACCATTTTGCACAGCTTCTAACATATCGTGGGCATATAATACTGGGAGAAAATTGTTCTGTTAATCCGTTTACCATTTTGTATGGTCATGGGGGACTTACTATCGGTAATAATGTACGTATCGCCGCGCATGTTGTCATCATTCCTTCGAATCATAATTTTCAGCGAATAGATATTCCGATCTTTCAGCAGGGGCATAGTCAGAAGGGAATTACCATCGGCGATGATGTATGGATCGGGGCGAATTCAGTCATTCTTGACGGAGTAACGATCGGGAACGGGGCCATTGTGTCAGCAGGCGCGGTTGTTCGGGCTGATGTTGCGCCTTATGAAATCGTTGGTGGTGTCCCAGCCAAGAGAATTGGTGTCCGAGGATGTTAG
- a CDS encoding ABC transporter permease, translated as MFRNVYAGLRQRAAATEWIRDVYLAYNLAISLFLRDLRGRYRRSMLGHAWAILQPLMFLGLWITIRSFFGIRDSKIPYPLLIFSGMIPWNFFQGIINGSTPAIMNNAGIIKKINIDREIFLIVNVLNMIFDMLMMILLFSLMLLFYRADIGLNLLWAPLYLLLMGLLGFAVGMFVSAFGIFKSDITMAFTYVLQIWMFLNPIIYSVESVPAKYRFLYYLNPTVPLIEGFRNSVVLNQGPDWIHLMSGVVFILATLAIAWPLFRKRAAFFADEL; from the coding sequence ATGTTTCGTAATGTATATGCGGGTTTGCGCCAGAGGGCTGCGGCAACGGAATGGATTCGCGATGTCTATCTCGCCTACAACCTTGCCATTTCGCTGTTTCTGCGCGACTTAAGAGGCCGATATCGACGCTCCATGCTCGGCCATGCGTGGGCAATCCTGCAACCGCTGATGTTTCTCGGTCTATGGATAACGATTCGCTCGTTCTTCGGTATTCGAGATTCAAAAATTCCGTATCCCCTGCTGATTTTCAGTGGAATGATTCCATGGAATTTCTTTCAGGGCATTATAAACGGCAGTACGCCTGCGATCATGAATAACGCCGGTATCATCAAAAAGATCAATATCGACAGGGAGATCTTCTTGATCGTTAACGTCCTGAACATGATTTTTGACATGTTGATGATGATCCTGCTCTTCAGTCTGATGCTTCTTTTTTATCGGGCTGATATTGGCCTCAACCTGCTCTGGGCGCCTTTATATCTTCTTCTGATGGGCTTGCTTGGCTTTGCGGTGGGTATGTTCGTTTCAGCCTTCGGCATTTTCAAGAGTGATATTACGATGGCTTTCACGTATGTTCTGCAGATCTGGATGTTTCTGAATCCTATCATCTATTCTGTTGAGAGTGTTCCCGCGAAATATCGCTTTCTGTATTATTTGAATCCCACTGTACCTCTTATCGAGGGATTCAGAAACTCTGTTGTTCTGAATCAGGGGCCAGACTGGATACATCTGATGTCTGGAGTTGTTTTTATCCTCGCGACCCTGGCCATCGCGTGGCCTCTTTTCAGGAAGCGAGCGGCCTTTTTTGCGGATGAACTATGA
- a CDS encoding FkbM family methyltransferase, with translation MVYAFEPNPHAFAELQRRFRNHESVHLFQKGVWDRPSTMNLYLHEWSDDDEVKWSTGSSLLPFKKNVREDKSIEVEIIDLISFIRELKKPVGVLKIDIEGAEVEVLNRIIEDRTYEQIRWIFAETHDHKIPELKEGTDRIRKEIRRRKIKNIHLDWI, from the coding sequence ATCGTCTATGCGTTTGAACCCAATCCCCATGCCTTCGCAGAGTTGCAACGGCGATTCCGCAATCATGAGAGTGTTCATCTATTTCAAAAAGGAGTCTGGGACAGACCATCGACGATGAACCTTTATCTCCATGAATGGTCCGATGATGACGAGGTGAAATGGTCCACCGGTTCTTCTCTCCTGCCTTTTAAGAAGAACGTCAGGGAGGATAAGTCGATAGAAGTGGAGATCATTGATCTGATTTCTTTTATAAGAGAGCTGAAAAAGCCTGTCGGCGTGTTGAAAATCGATATTGAAGGTGCAGAGGTCGAAGTCCTCAACAGGATTATTGAGGATCGAACCTATGAACAGATTCGATGGATCTTTGCCGAAACGCACGATCATAAGATCCCTGAGCTGAAAGAGGGAACGGATCGTATTCGCAAAGAGATCAGGCGACGAAAAATCAAGAATATTCATCTGGATTGGATCTAA
- a CDS encoding class I SAM-dependent methyltransferase, with protein MSEIDDAMSQYYQAYYRDILGLSDFRERIERRLREEEIFAKPVIDHLMNFINVDVRSKKILVIGAGTGAEFIYFHRLGADCYGVEPSAEGCSIIRKKAEIQGIDPSRIIQGGAEKLPFTDQSFDLVYCFTVLEHVNDVRQSIDEAVRVTKKGGYLYFNMPDYRQWWEGHYKMNLPMFLPRWLIRFILVLRGRNPGFLYTLNMVNAKQIKKIVRRLSVDAFMRYPAYPDSFPNGWVRVQYFIQRNFGIEPNQEWIIKKK; from the coding sequence ATGAGCGAGATTGATGATGCCATGAGTCAGTATTATCAAGCGTACTATAGGGATATACTAGGCCTTTCAGATTTCAGGGAACGAATAGAAAGACGGCTCAGGGAAGAAGAAATCTTTGCCAAGCCAGTAATTGACCATCTTATGAATTTTATCAACGTTGATGTACGTTCAAAAAAAATTCTTGTGATCGGTGCAGGTACGGGAGCAGAATTTATTTATTTTCATCGCCTTGGTGCTGATTGTTATGGTGTTGAGCCTTCAGCCGAAGGCTGTTCGATTATTCGAAAAAAAGCTGAGATACAGGGTATTGACCCTTCACGTATTATACAGGGGGGGGCCGAAAAGCTGCCGTTTACAGATCAAAGTTTTGATTTAGTCTATTGCTTTACTGTGCTGGAACACGTTAACGATGTAAGACAATCTATTGATGAAGCTGTTCGGGTGACCAAGAAGGGGGGGTATCTATACTTTAACATGCCTGACTATAGGCAGTGGTGGGAAGGTCATTATAAGATGAATCTACCGATGTTTCTTCCCCGGTGGCTGATTCGCTTCATTCTGGTTTTGCGAGGGCGCAATCCGGGCTTTCTATATACTCTTAACATGGTGAACGCCAAGCAGATAAAAAAGATAGTGCGTCGACTTTCGGTAGATGCATTTATGCGTTACCCTGCTTATCCTGATTCATTTCCAAATGGCTGGGTGCGAGTTCAGTATTTTATCCAGCGAAACTTTGGCATTGAACCAAATCAGGAATGGATTATAAAGAAAAAGTGA
- a CDS encoding class I SAM-dependent methyltransferase, whose translation MNEKAIMHRQEDVETDLEGHRLISDELLFRWYNDSYSTSKHLLALYSVARGLRARSIVEVGFGRSTFVLARAAAENEGRFVTCDNRDFQYLLSSEERSVTDYKLGFSNLVWSDETLNRVGIDMAFLDYFSSEEVDPQFVKSELKQCIALLKTNAVIAVHDVFVDRYSVGKALRSLCRWNRHLEYSVLPYNYGLGLIRYTGPSKYGMISESWTKQ comes from the coding sequence ATGAATGAAAAAGCAATTATGCATCGGCAGGAAGATGTCGAGACCGATCTTGAGGGACACAGGCTCATCTCAGACGAACTACTGTTCCGCTGGTATAACGACTCCTACTCCACCTCGAAACATTTACTTGCTCTTTATTCCGTTGCGCGTGGTCTCAGAGCGAGGAGTATTGTCGAGGTTGGATTTGGCCGCTCTACGTTTGTTCTGGCTCGTGCGGCTGCCGAGAACGAAGGCCGATTCGTCACCTGTGACAATCGCGATTTCCAGTATCTGCTTTCGAGCGAAGAGAGATCGGTAACCGATTATAAACTTGGCTTTTCGAATCTTGTCTGGTCAGACGAGACGCTGAATAGAGTCGGAATTGATATGGCTTTTCTCGATTATTTTTCCTCAGAAGAGGTCGATCCACAGTTTGTGAAGTCAGAGTTAAAGCAGTGCATTGCGCTTTTGAAAACAAATGCAGTCATTGCGGTGCATGACGTTTTTGTGGACAGATATTCGGTGGGAAAGGCGTTGCGATCACTGTGTCGCTGGAATCGACACCTTGAATACTCAGTGTTACCTTACAACTACGGATTGGGATTGATTCGTTATACTGGCCCTTCGAAGTACGGTATGATCAGTGAGTCATGGACAAAGCAGTAA
- a CDS encoding transposase yields MRKRKHSPEFREQAVKQTLTGDESIKDIAAGLGISYWTLQDWRREYLESQKSEPETRKKSSAEEELKCLRAENASLRMGNTILKKYAAMLSRDD; encoded by the coding sequence ATGAGGAAACGTAAACACTCGCCAGAATTCCGGGAACAGGCTGTAAAACAGACCCTGACCGGCGACGAATCGATCAAGGACATAGCCGCCGGTCTCGGAATCAGCTACTGGACCCTTCAGGATTGGCGTCGGGAGTATCTGGAATCCCAGAAGAGTGAACCGGAAACTCGCAAGAAGAGCAGTGCCGAGGAAGAACTGAAGTGCCTCCGAGCAGAGAATGCAAGCCTCCGAATGGGCAACACGATACTAAAAAAGTATGCAGCCATGCTTTCCCGGGACGACTGA
- a CDS encoding ABC transporter ATP-binding protein, with the protein MSDTIIKIDGLWKRYGLPPTAGPRQILSNLRHLRNPLWTDSDQGPWSLRDISLEINRGEVFGIIGRNGAGKSTLLKILAGVSKPTRGSVEVKGRIFPMIELNAGMHFDLSGRENVRLLGAVMGLTKRQIRMIEPDVEEFCELGEYFDMPVRTYSSGMLARLGFGVAMNIRADILLVDEVLSVGDYVFQKKAIDRMNRLINSGVSVMLVSHSPYVLERMCSRSILMNTGQIKMTGSTDQVLEKYFAETQRGQLSQPVADSIGKRPGSGEIRVRRIFINEGKPISTNGPMSIEFEMVVLEAAECPNIGVSIVDSYGTVIAYLTNIISKPEEKWKSGGKKVRIDVPVCTLMAGTYVLDVVVSAAAYKIDIVNNAATILVDSPATVKKSTAGLGKCFFTTEWGYADA; encoded by the coding sequence ATGAGCGATACGATTATCAAAATTGACGGGCTCTGGAAACGTTACGGATTACCGCCGACGGCCGGCCCGCGACAGATCCTCTCCAATCTGCGGCATCTACGCAATCCACTCTGGACCGATTCCGATCAGGGGCCATGGTCCCTGCGCGACATCAGCCTTGAAATCAATCGGGGCGAGGTTTTCGGCATTATCGGTCGAAACGGCGCCGGAAAATCAACGCTGTTGAAGATCCTTGCCGGTGTCTCAAAGCCGACCCGTGGCAGCGTGGAAGTGAAGGGGCGTATCTTTCCCATGATCGAGCTGAATGCCGGTATGCACTTCGATCTTTCGGGGCGAGAGAATGTTCGGCTGCTCGGGGCGGTCATGGGGCTCACAAAACGTCAGATTCGAATGATTGAGCCCGATGTGGAAGAGTTTTGTGAGCTGGGAGAGTACTTTGATATGCCCGTGCGCACGTACTCCAGTGGAATGCTGGCTCGATTGGGTTTCGGTGTGGCCATGAACATTCGGGCCGATATCCTTCTTGTCGATGAGGTTCTCAGTGTCGGGGATTATGTTTTTCAGAAGAAGGCTATAGACAGAATGAACAGGTTGATCAATTCCGGCGTGTCGGTAATGCTTGTTAGCCATAGTCCTTATGTCCTTGAGAGAATGTGCAGTCGCTCCATATTGATGAATACCGGGCAAATAAAGATGACCGGTAGTACGGACCAAGTTCTGGAGAAGTACTTTGCAGAAACTCAGCGTGGGCAATTGAGTCAACCAGTGGCCGATAGCATAGGCAAACGCCCAGGATCCGGAGAGATTAGAGTTCGTCGAATTTTTATCAATGAAGGAAAACCGATTAGTACGAACGGGCCAATGTCTATTGAGTTCGAGATGGTTGTTCTGGAAGCTGCTGAGTGTCCGAATATTGGAGTATCGATCGTCGATTCGTATGGAACGGTTATTGCTTATTTGACAAATATCATTTCTAAGCCTGAAGAAAAATGGAAGTCAGGAGGAAAAAAAGTCAGGATTGACGTTCCCGTTTGCACACTGATGGCAGGTACCTATGTCTTGGATGTCGTTGTTAGCGCTGCGGCCTACAAGATTGATATTGTCAATAATGCGGCTACAATACTTGTTGATTCGCCCGCTACAGTCAAGAAATCGACTGCCGGATTGGGTAAGTGCTTTTTTACGACCGAATGGGGGTATGCTGACGCATGA
- a CDS encoding IS3 family transposase, with amino-acid sequence MKAWRKDFSVNRMAALLGVSKSVFYSYMKRSGKKKEVVSSDLLSMITQIHRSNRRCFGLRKICHELKVQGLQYSRLSVIRGMKILEISGKRRKRYVPRTTDSDHDSPISPNLLNRNFSTELPNQAWVSDITYVRTATGWLYLCAIIDLYSRKVVGWSMKRHMESSLVASALRMAIGSRRPASGLVFHSDRGSQYASQEFRSELKKHGIVQSMSRKGNCWDNAVAESFFGQMKNELDRKVFANQEEAKCEIFDYIEVFYNRKRSHSYLGYLSPEAFETKKVA; translated from the coding sequence ATGAAGGCGTGGAGAAAGGACTTTTCAGTGAATCGCATGGCAGCCCTGTTAGGCGTCTCTAAATCCGTTTTCTACAGTTACATGAAGAGATCAGGCAAGAAGAAAGAAGTCGTGTCATCGGATTTGTTATCAATGATCACGCAAATTCATCGATCGAACCGTCGATGCTTCGGGCTCAGAAAGATCTGTCATGAGCTGAAGGTGCAGGGACTCCAGTACAGTCGTCTGTCGGTGATTCGTGGCATGAAAATCCTTGAAATAAGCGGAAAACGTCGTAAAAGATATGTTCCGCGAACGACGGATTCAGATCATGATTCGCCAATCAGTCCGAATCTGTTGAACAGAAATTTCTCGACGGAATTACCGAATCAGGCATGGGTATCGGACATAACCTATGTAAGGACGGCGACAGGATGGTTATACCTTTGTGCAATCATCGACCTCTATTCACGCAAAGTCGTGGGTTGGTCGATGAAGAGGCACATGGAATCATCGCTTGTAGCCTCTGCACTACGTATGGCCATCGGCTCGCGTCGTCCTGCATCGGGTCTTGTCTTTCATTCGGATCGTGGCTCTCAATATGCCAGTCAGGAGTTTCGTTCAGAGCTGAAGAAGCATGGTATCGTCCAGAGCATGAGTCGTAAAGGCAACTGCTGGGATAACGCCGTCGCCGAATCATTTTTCGGTCAGATGAAGAATGAGCTGGACAGAAAGGTCTTCGCGAATCAAGAGGAAGCGAAGTGCGAGATATTCGATTACATCGAAGTCTTTTATAACCGGAAGAGGAGCCACAGTTATCTGGGCTATCTCTCACCGGAGGCATTTGAAACTAAGAAAGTGGCCTGA
- a CDS encoding NAD-dependent epimerase/dehydratase family protein, with amino-acid sequence MSGQAKTVLVTGIAGFIGFHLARLLKAAGHSVIGLDDLNHYYDPTLKVARLAQLQIHLPDTEESEIFFVPGEIPFYRADICNRNVWERIALDHKIDIVVHLAAQAGVRYSLENPDVYVHSNVDGFLQVLEYVRHQTGVRLLYASSSSVYGKNAKIPFSTSDRVDEPVSLYAATKRANELMAFTYHNLYGIPVTGLRFFTVYGPWGRPDMAYFDFTNRILSGQPIRVFNNGNMYRDFTYVEDICKAIERMIGREDAAFWQNRLFNIGNNAPVRLLDMIEVLEKTLGREAAKEFLPIQPGDVERTWADVSDLESEIGYRPATAIQDGLKAFVDWYRGYYHVS; translated from the coding sequence ATGAGCGGACAGGCGAAAACTGTTCTGGTTACGGGAATAGCTGGTTTTATAGGGTTCCATCTCGCGCGGCTTTTGAAGGCAGCGGGCCATAGTGTCATCGGGTTGGACGATCTGAATCATTACTATGATCCTACATTGAAAGTGGCGCGGCTGGCGCAGTTGCAGATCCACCTGCCCGATACGGAGGAGTCGGAAATTTTCTTCGTTCCAGGTGAGATCCCTTTCTATCGTGCCGATATATGCAATCGTAACGTCTGGGAACGTATTGCCCTCGATCATAAGATTGATATCGTAGTCCATCTCGCTGCGCAGGCAGGAGTACGATATTCTCTGGAAAACCCCGATGTTTACGTGCATTCTAACGTGGATGGTTTCTTGCAGGTTCTGGAGTACGTAAGGCATCAAACTGGAGTCAGACTGCTCTATGCGTCCAGTTCGTCGGTTTATGGGAAGAATGCAAAGATTCCGTTCTCAACGTCTGATCGAGTCGATGAGCCAGTTAGCCTGTACGCGGCAACCAAGCGGGCTAATGAGCTGATGGCCTTTACCTACCATAATCTCTACGGGATTCCGGTAACCGGACTGCGATTTTTTACCGTCTACGGTCCGTGGGGAAGGCCTGATATGGCCTACTTCGACTTCACGAACCGCATTCTTTCCGGACAGCCGATACGTGTTTTCAATAACGGTAATATGTATCGTGACTTTACTTATGTTGAGGATATCTGTAAGGCTATCGAGCGCATGATAGGGCGTGAAGACGCTGCGTTCTGGCAGAACAGACTGTTCAACATCGGCAATAACGCGCCTGTGCGGTTGCTGGATATGATAGAAGTGCTCGAGAAAACCCTTGGCCGCGAAGCTGCGAAGGAGTTTCTCCCCATTCAGCCGGGCGATGTGGAGCGAACCTGGGCCGACGTGTCTGATCTGGAATCTGAAATCGGATACAGACCTGCAACTGCAATTCAAGACGGATTAAAGGCCTTCGTCGACTGGTACAGGGGATACTATCATGTTTCGTAA
- a CDS encoding glycosyltransferase, translated as MKIAIGFNKIEGPWGGGNQFADALELYLRKRGVNVVRALTDDDIDVILLTDPRKEMRSCAFSDADIADYISRVNASPIVVHRINECDERKGTIGLNDRLMEANRVAHHTVYVASWLRDLFESKRSEPKSCSVILNGSDRRIFNPEGGVIWDGRAPLRIVTHHWGASWLKGFDIYEQLDARLGDPAFRRQYEFTYIGNIPDGFSFKNTRHIAPLYGLNLSAEIKRHHVYLTASRHEPGGNHQNEGGNCGLPILYINSGCMPEYCEGYGIMYDPSDFFDRLEEIRTRYQILREKVLHYPHTSEKTGSEYFNLFKRLVLAKVAAKGRADITGLPERLKKSVDVFLSSLRQGDGSISPTANGANNSGLNLGFQCFAAKTLQTVGLIEGSSDKSGIAGKILSYRAEPPVSFYPLYRFAFIDAARPGSVWMLLKGVARKYPITSSEQILVAETKQAIATLYGLGETSFPVYRGCADSAEALTEYFNQLDWRSPWAAGGQFSAQMVFASLLPNNQLQLRRIGSLIDSLADPATGGYYRGGGPEYGQLVNGAMKVLSGMDWCEIPVHYPERLIDTVLTRQPASEGCHLVDAVYVLYRCLQFTDHRKKDVQAYCSSMIQTIMEHYHPDEGGFSYYRGRAQQTYYGITITDGKDCADIHGTVLLTWALAMIFRILDVDASGWQVFKP; from the coding sequence ATGAAAATAGCGATTGGCTTCAATAAGATAGAAGGACCTTGGGGCGGTGGCAATCAGTTCGCTGATGCCCTAGAACTGTATTTGCGGAAGCGTGGTGTGAATGTGGTGCGAGCCCTTACTGACGATGATATTGATGTAATTCTGTTGACCGACCCCCGCAAGGAGATGAGAAGTTGTGCCTTCAGTGACGCAGATATTGCTGATTACATTAGTCGTGTCAATGCATCACCTATTGTTGTGCACCGAATCAATGAATGTGATGAAAGAAAGGGAACAATCGGGCTGAATGACCGCTTAATGGAGGCCAATCGTGTGGCGCACCATACGGTGTATGTGGCTTCTTGGCTGCGGGATTTGTTTGAGTCAAAGAGGAGTGAACCGAAATCTTGTAGTGTTATATTGAATGGGTCTGATCGGCGAATTTTTAACCCTGAAGGTGGAGTTATCTGGGACGGTAGGGCCCCGTTAAGGATTGTGACCCACCATTGGGGAGCTTCTTGGTTGAAGGGGTTTGATATTTACGAACAACTGGATGCGAGGTTGGGTGATCCAGCATTTCGAAGGCAATACGAATTTACATATATTGGTAATATCCCAGATGGCTTTTCCTTTAAGAATACTCGCCATATTGCTCCCCTATATGGTCTGAATCTTTCAGCGGAAATAAAGAGGCATCATGTTTATCTGACCGCATCGCGTCACGAACCTGGTGGGAACCATCAGAATGAAGGCGGCAATTGCGGATTGCCAATCCTTTATATCAATTCTGGCTGTATGCCCGAGTACTGTGAGGGTTATGGGATAATGTATGATCCTTCGGATTTTTTCGATCGGCTGGAAGAAATCCGTACACGATACCAGATACTGCGAGAGAAAGTATTGCACTATCCACATACCAGTGAGAAGACTGGTAGTGAATATTTTAATCTTTTCAAAAGATTAGTGCTGGCAAAGGTGGCGGCCAAGGGACGTGCTGATATCACAGGGTTGCCGGAGAGATTGAAGAAAAGCGTCGACGTGTTTCTGTCCAGTCTTCGACAGGGCGATGGATCCATTAGCCCAACGGCCAACGGTGCCAATAATTCTGGTTTGAATCTCGGCTTTCAGTGTTTTGCTGCAAAAACTCTGCAGACAGTTGGATTGATTGAGGGCTCATCTGATAAATCTGGAATAGCCGGCAAGATTTTAAGTTACCGCGCTGAGCCGCCCGTTTCGTTTTACCCTCTATACCGGTTTGCTTTTATTGATGCCGCACGTCCGGGCAGTGTTTGGATGCTTTTGAAAGGCGTCGCCAGGAAATACCCCATAACAAGCAGCGAACAGATACTTGTAGCCGAGACCAAACAAGCGATTGCTACCCTGTATGGTTTAGGCGAAACATCATTTCCTGTTTATCGAGGCTGTGCTGATAGTGCGGAGGCGCTTACGGAATACTTCAACCAGCTTGACTGGCGTTCTCCATGGGCAGCCGGAGGGCAGTTTTCTGCACAAATGGTCTTTGCTTCGTTGTTGCCTAATAATCAATTGCAGCTGAGGAGAATAGGCAGCCTGATCGACAGTCTTGCTGACCCTGCGACAGGTGGATATTACAGGGGGGGGGGGCCGGAGTACGGGCAGCTTGTTAATGGGGCAATGAAGGTGCTATCGGGAATGGATTGGTGTGAAATTCCAGTTCACTATCCGGAGCGCTTGATCGATACTGTTCTGACGCGTCAACCAGCTTCTGAAGGGTGTCATCTCGTTGATGCGGTTTATGTCCTATATCGGTGTCTCCAGTTCACGGATCACCGTAAGAAAGATGTTCAGGCATACTGCTCTTCCATGATTCAAACGATTATGGAACACTATCATCCTGATGAGGGTGGATTCTCGTATTATCGGGGTAGAGCACAGCAGACTTATTATGGGATTACCATCACGGACGGTAAAGATTGTGCCGATATCCATGGGACGGTGCTATTAACATGGGCCCTGGCCATGATTTTTCGGATTCTTGATGTCGATGCGTCGGGCTGGCAGGTATTCAAGCCATGA
- a CDS encoding glycosyltransferase family 4 protein encodes MIVFSRLFNRKRRKIVYLHDGADWALEWVAKGIAKHLHHNGCFDFRIATSLDKLAPGSIVHFGNRYDFFQHDPVMIGNRFRAVITWLHGQYNSEEFHDLFQRLKASIPYVAMIVTSCRESEIELVQAGIPKEKIVVIPLGVDLELFNAVERVNIRPIARGDLGFSDADFVVGSFQKDGSGWGDGMEPKFVKGPDILVQVLDELNKKIPNLKVLLTGPSRGYVKKELDSRGIRWIHRLVDRYQEMPVYYSALDAYLICSRVEGGPLSLPESWAMQVPLVSSRMGMPRDWIENGKNGFVYEATDIMEMAERLAAIAADRDSVRSIVETALADVRALDWGTIASQYVNEVYLKV; translated from the coding sequence ATGATTGTTTTTTCGAGACTATTCAACAGGAAGCGAAGAAAGATTGTTTATCTCCATGATGGGGCTGACTGGGCTCTTGAATGGGTTGCAAAGGGAATTGCCAAACACCTTCACCACAACGGATGCTTTGACTTCCGTATTGCTACCTCCCTGGATAAGCTGGCCCCTGGGTCTATCGTGCATTTTGGCAACCGCTACGATTTTTTCCAGCACGATCCCGTGATGATAGGGAACCGATTCCGGGCGGTCATTACCTGGTTACATGGTCAATATAACTCTGAAGAGTTTCATGACCTGTTTCAACGATTGAAAGCATCCATTCCATATGTAGCGATGATCGTTACTTCCTGTCGAGAGTCTGAGATTGAGCTTGTGCAAGCCGGCATTCCCAAAGAGAAGATCGTTGTTATTCCTCTGGGAGTGGATCTTGAACTCTTTAACGCTGTTGAGCGAGTGAATATCCGTCCCATTGCGCGGGGCGATCTTGGGTTCTCGGATGCTGATTTTGTTGTAGGCTCTTTTCAAAAAGATGGCTCTGGTTGGGGAGATGGTATGGAACCCAAGTTTGTTAAGGGGCCTGATATTCTTGTCCAGGTTCTCGATGAGTTAAATAAAAAGATCCCAAATCTGAAGGTTCTCCTAACAGGGCCCTCTCGCGGGTACGTTAAGAAGGAGCTGGATTCAAGGGGAATACGTTGGATACACAGGCTTGTCGATAGATATCAGGAAATGCCTGTCTATTATTCTGCGCTCGATGCTTACTTGATTTGCTCCCGAGTGGAAGGGGGGCCACTGAGTCTTCCCGAGTCGTGGGCCATGCAAGTGCCTCTAGTTTCTTCCCGGATGGGTATGCCGCGAGATTGGATAGAGAACGGCAAAAACGGATTTGTCTATGAAGCGACTGATATCATGGAAATGGCAGAAAGACTGGCAGCCATTGCTGCGGATAGAGATTCCGTTCGATCAATCGTTGAGACAGCGTTAGCTGATGTTCGGGCACTGGATTGGGGTACAATTGCAAGCCAGTACGTAAATGAGGTCTACTTAAAAGTATAG